The window ATCCCACCGCGCATGCGCTCGCTGCGCTGGCGCAAGGCAAGCCCCAGTGGCGCGAGGAGCGCGCGCTGGCGATGCTGCTGCAGGCGCAGCGCGACGACGGAGGCTGGGGCGCCGGTCGCGCGTCCACATTCGAGGAAACCGCCTATGCGCTGTTCGCGTTGCATGTGATGGACGCGAGCGAAGACCCGACAGGGCGCCGGCGCATCGCGCAGGCGGTGGCGCGTGCGCTGAAGTGGATGCTCGCCCGCCATGCGGCGCATGCATTGCCGCAGACGCCGCTGTGGATCGGCAAGGAACTGTATTGCCCCACCCGGGTCGTGCGCGTGGCCGAACTCGCCGGGTTATGGCTGGCGCTTCGTTGGGGGCGGCGCGCTCCGGCCAAGCGAGCAGGAGCGACGCCATGATCGAGACCGAACGCGCACTGCAGCAGGTGCTGGAGTGGGGGCGTTCCCTGACCGGGTTCGCCGACGAGCATGCCCTGGAAGCGGTCAGGGGCGGCCAGTACATCCTGCAGCGCATCCACCCCAGCCTGCGCGACACCAGCCCCCGCTCCGGCCGCGATCCGGACGACGAAATGCTGATTGTGGCGTTCTATTGCGAACTGGCGCTGCTGTTCTGGCTCGACGATTGCAACGACCTTGGCCTGATCGCGCCGGAGCAGCTCGCCGCGGTGGAGCAGGCGCTGGGGCAGGGCGTGCCATGCGCGCTCCCCGGATTCGAGGGCTGCGCTGTGCTGCGCGCTTCGCTGGCCGCGCTCGCCTACGATCGTCGCGACTATGCTCAGCTTCTCGACGATACTCGGTGCTACTGCGCGGCGCTGCGCGCCGGACACGTGCAGGCGGCAGGGGCGGAACGCTGGTCCTACGCCGAGTACCTGCACAACGGCATCGATTCGATCGGCTACGCGAACGTGTTCTGTTGCCTGTCGTTGCTGTGGGGGCTGGACATGGCGACCTTGCGCGCGCGTCCGGCGTTTCGCCAGGTCCTGCGGCTCATCTCCGCGATAGGGCGCCTCCAGAACGATCTGCATGGACGCGACAAGGACAGGTCGGCCGGCGAGGCTGACAACGCGGCGATCCTGCTGCTGCAGCGCTATCCGGCTATGCCTGTGCTGGACTTCCTCAACGACGAGCTGGCCGGCCATACGCGCACGCTGCACCGGGTGATGGCGGAAGAACGCTTTCCCGCGCCGTGGGGACCGTTGATCGAGGCCATGGCGGCCATTCGCGCGCAGTACTACCAGACTTCGACCAGCCGCTACCGCAGCGACGCTGCGGGGGAGGCCTGCGTGCGCGGGCCTGAACGCGCGGGAGGCGGCGGCGTGCGCGCGCTGCCGTTAGTCCGATCCGACGCAACGCTGTCGCCCGATTCGACGGATGGAGCGAGCATGAGCGACACCACCCTGAGCCGGCGCAAGGACGACGATCTGGAGATCGTGCTGGATCGGCGAACGGCGCCGGCCACGGTTGCCGCCGGCTGGGAGTACATCCGTTTCGAACACTGCGCATTGCCCGAGTTGGACCTGACGCAGTTCGACCTGCGCGCCTCGCAGCTGGGCAAGACCATGCGTGCGCCGCTGCTGATCGGCTCCATGACCGGCGGCATGCCACGCGCCGAGGCCATCAACCGGCATCCGAGCGAGGCAGCGCAGGCTTTGGGGATCGCCATGTGCGTCGGTTGGCAGCGCGTGAGCCTGCAGTCCCGCAACTCCCAGGGGCTGACGCCCGCGCTGCGCCGCCTCGCCCCAGACATTCCCTTGCTGGCCAATATCGGCGCCGCGCAACTGCGCGACGCCGACGGCCTGGACCTGGCGCGCCGGGCGGTGGATGCCGATGGACTTATCGTCCACCTCAATCCGCTGCAGGAAGCGGTACAGCCGGAGGGCGACCGCACCTGGCGCGGCGTCCTGGCGCAGATCGCTCGCGCCGCGCGCAGCCTGGGCGTACCGATCGTGGCCAAGGAAGTGGGGTCGGGCATGTCCGCCTCGGTGGCGTGTGCGTTCGTCGAGGCGGGCGTGGCGGTGATCGATGTCGCGGGCGCCGGCGGCACCAGTTGGGCCGCGGTGCAGGGCGAGCGCGCCCGCGATGCCGCCGACCGTGCAGTGCCGATGGCGTTCGCCGATTGGGGGATTCCGACCCCGGCCAGCGTGCAGGCGGTGCGTCGGGCGCTGCCAACGGTGAAGCTGATTGCGTCGGGCGGGATCGGCGACGGCGTCGACGTGGCCAAGGCCATCCGCCTGGGCGTCGACATCGCCGGGCAGGCGGCCGGCGTGCTGCGCGCGGCGACGGTGTCCACCGAGGCGGTTGTCGCCCATTTCGAGATCGTCATCCGCCAGTTGGCCGTCGCCTGTTTCTGCACCGGCTCGGCTGATCTGGCGGCGTTGCGTCAGGCGCGCTTGTTGCCCTCGGCGGATCTGCCCGCCGGTTGATGCCGGCGTCCCCCGGTCGTGGCGGCGGGCGCCTAACAGGCTGCTGAATACCTACGTCAAGCAGAGTACTGATCCCTTGGCGAGGCGGTTCGATGCGCGGGAGCGATGTGTGCATGGAGCAGCTGTTCGCGATGAAGAGGTTGGAGGATTTCGTTCCAGCCGATCGTCCACTGCGCCCGATCCGGCTGATGGTCAATGAAGCGCTCGTGCGGCTAGACGGCGGGGGACAGGAGGCACATCGGTCGGTATGCAACTTGGATGACAGCGGAGCGGCTGCATCAATGCCTGGCTGCGCATCCGCACGGATCGAGGCCCTCCATCAGATCGAGTGCCCCGCGTCCTTTGCACGTGATGCGCCATCCCGTTCGCGCGCTGAATAAAGTTGCTGCGAAAACGTGTCGAGGTTTCGGCACACGAGCCGCCAAGGCTCTTGGACGTTCGGCCCAATCGCGACCGCTCGCTGCCAAAATCAGTATGTCCCGCTTGAGCTCCGCCATCGGTGCGGAACCGTCCGGATAGCTCAATAGAATCTTCTCGATAGAATGTCGAAATTCACCTGAACAACATCATCGTTGTGTTGCCTACCGCCAGATGTCGGCCTTTGGCGAAGCGCGTCGAAGCCGATCGTTTTCAGGCGCTCGTGCATCCTCTCGCCCGTTGGCGGCGGCCGCCAAAGTTTCGATGCGACATTTGCGCGGATGCCGGTATCGCTCCGAGAACTGGT of the Bradyrhizobium sp. WSM1417 genome contains:
- the fni gene encoding type 2 isopentenyl-diphosphate Delta-isomerase, which translates into the protein MSDTTLSRRKDDDLEIVLDRRTAPATVAAGWEYIRFEHCALPELDLTQFDLRASQLGKTMRAPLLIGSMTGGMPRAEAINRHPSEAAQALGIAMCVGWQRVSLQSRNSQGLTPALRRLAPDIPLLANIGAAQLRDADGLDLARRAVDADGLIVHLNPLQEAVQPEGDRTWRGVLAQIARAARSLGVPIVAKEVGSGMSASVACAFVEAGVAVIDVAGAGGTSWAAVQGERARDAADRAVPMAFADWGIPTPASVQAVRRALPTVKLIASGGIGDGVDVAKAIRLGVDIAGQAAGVLRAATVSTEAVVAHFEIVIRQLAVACFCTGSADLAALRQARLLPSADLPAG